A genomic region of Chitinimonas arctica contains the following coding sequences:
- a CDS encoding nuclease domain-containing protein: protein MSIHSKKLRGSAQGEDCTFQIAGVCQDRTDTVVLCHLPDESHGMGLKADDISAAFGCWACHDAIDGRVRHTFAPGEKDWYLRRAQSRTLRRWVELGLVKVAG from the coding sequence ATGAGCATCCACAGCAAGAAACTGCGCGGCAGTGCCCAGGGCGAAGACTGCACCTTCCAGATCGCAGGCGTATGCCAGGACCGGACCGACACCGTCGTGTTGTGCCATCTGCCGGATGAAAGCCACGGCATGGGACTGAAGGCGGACGACATCAGCGCCGCATTCGGGTGCTGGGCATGCCATGACGCCATCGACGGCCGCGTACGGCATACCTTCGCACCGGGCGAGAAGGACTGGTATCTGCGCCGCGCCCAAAGCCGGACCTTGCGCCGCTGGGTAGAGCTTGGCCTGGTCAAGGTGGCCGGATGA
- a CDS encoding RusA family crossover junction endodeoxyribonuclease: MDLKTLSFTIPGEPQGKGRGRIVRWGKKAGIKTPEKTVAYEGLVAHRAAQAMDGATPLEGAVAVTMHITVSVPRSWSKRRREHALAGRVLPTTKPDIDNIEKAIFDGLNGMVWRDDVQVVEVRKQKRYGELSGVSVAIRSLEGEAV; the protein is encoded by the coding sequence ATGGATCTAAAGACACTCAGTTTTACCATTCCCGGCGAGCCGCAAGGCAAAGGCCGCGGTCGTATCGTGCGCTGGGGCAAAAAGGCCGGTATCAAGACGCCGGAGAAGACCGTCGCTTACGAGGGCTTGGTCGCGCATCGCGCTGCACAAGCGATGGATGGCGCTACACCGCTGGAGGGTGCCGTCGCCGTGACCATGCACATCACCGTCTCGGTACCGCGCTCCTGGTCCAAGCGTCGCCGCGAGCATGCCCTCGCTGGTCGAGTGCTGCCGACTACCAAGCCCGATATCGACAATATCGAAAAGGCCATCTTTGACGGCTTGAACGGCATGGTCTGGCGCGACGACGTGCAAGTGGTCGAGGTCCGCAAACAGAAGCGTTATGGCGAACTATCCGGTGTGTCCGTAGCTATTCGGTCGCTTGAGGGGGAGGCCGTATGA
- a CDS encoding GGDEF domain-containing protein: MNAILAPNVPFAVRLDTNGRSPTQAIRFVTESYVRMVLAGFALAPASLIAYLFFFQNPALKFEHHAFHIVAIAVATWAGLFVTYVTWRCYRASGEPLLRWMTLGFLGFALIYALHGAFTGFADHNIWLFILYGPASRLVMALLLLVALLSYGSTPDAVDRRTKTRPWLTWIGLFLLVDVVVAAAAHSPIVSNPALRLSMEGGALAISALNVTMLLLRRIRSPLMVIFAISVTAFGLASLAFILARPWNHMWWLAHAIFAAGFFLLSYGVVQAFHTTKSFSTIYSQEELMARLADETARTESALRELQRTNQMLEQLAATDPLTGASNRRRFVEQVEAEIHRVKRGGAPFSVLALDLDKFKSINDRYGHQVGDDVLKTFVKKCVAAIRPFDGVARVGGEEFMILLPQTALEAARIIAERVRTVIATTSFESGTQRLTATVSIGASQSGLDGDAIDEILRVADKRLYSAKHQGRNRVIAA, translated from the coding sequence ATGAACGCCATCCTCGCCCCCAACGTCCCCTTTGCAGTTCGTCTCGACACCAATGGCCGGTCGCCGACCCAGGCAATCCGTTTCGTTACCGAGTCCTATGTCCGCATGGTCCTTGCCGGTTTTGCACTTGCGCCGGCCTCTCTGATTGCCTACCTGTTCTTCTTCCAGAACCCGGCTCTCAAGTTCGAGCACCACGCGTTCCATATCGTTGCGATCGCGGTGGCCACGTGGGCAGGCCTTTTTGTGACCTACGTGACGTGGCGCTGCTACCGTGCATCTGGAGAACCTTTGCTGCGCTGGATGACGCTCGGCTTTCTCGGCTTTGCGCTGATCTATGCACTGCACGGGGCGTTCACCGGGTTCGCGGACCACAACATCTGGCTGTTCATCCTGTATGGGCCGGCATCCCGCCTGGTCATGGCGCTCCTGTTGTTGGTGGCGCTGCTGTCGTACGGCAGCACGCCAGACGCCGTGGACCGGCGCACGAAGACCCGCCCGTGGTTGACATGGATAGGACTGTTCCTGCTGGTAGACGTGGTGGTAGCAGCCGCCGCACATTCACCCATCGTCAGCAATCCTGCGCTGCGCCTCTCGATGGAAGGTGGCGCCCTCGCTATTTCCGCACTGAACGTGACGATGCTGCTGCTGCGTCGTATCCGTTCGCCGCTGATGGTGATCTTCGCCATCTCGGTCACGGCGTTCGGGCTGGCGTCGCTCGCGTTCATCCTCGCGCGTCCGTGGAACCACATGTGGTGGCTCGCCCATGCGATCTTCGCCGCCGGCTTCTTCCTGTTGAGCTATGGGGTAGTGCAGGCGTTTCACACCACGAAATCGTTCTCGACGATTTACAGCCAAGAGGAACTGATGGCGCGGCTCGCCGACGAGACGGCGCGCACCGAGAGCGCACTGCGGGAACTTCAGCGCACAAATCAAATGCTCGAGCAACTGGCTGCGACCGATCCGCTGACCGGCGCGAGCAATCGACGGCGGTTCGTGGAGCAGGTCGAAGCCGAGATTCACCGGGTCAAACGCGGCGGGGCGCCGTTCTCGGTGCTGGCACTCGATCTGGATAAGTTCAAGTCCATCAACGACCGCTATGGGCACCAGGTCGGTGACGACGTCCTGAAGACATTCGTGAAGAAATGCGTCGCCGCGATCCGGCCGTTTGACGGTGTCGCCCGAGTGGGCGGGGAAGAGTTCATGATACTGCTGCCTCAGACTGCACTCGAAGCCGCGCGCATCATCGCCGAGCGCGTGCGGACCGTCATCGCGACGACATCATTCGAGAGCGGCACGCAGCGGCTAACTGCCACGGTGAGCATAGGCGCGTCGCAGTCCGGCCTTGATGGCGACGCCATCGACGAGATTCTGCGTGTGGCCGATAAACGCCTGTACAGCGCAAAACACCAAGGTCGCAACCGTGTGATTGCAGCATAG
- a CDS encoding phage terminase large subunit family protein encodes MIPNLQQALRLASKVWAPPRRITVSQWADEALYLSPEDSAEAGKFRTDRAPYQRGIMDAFHAEGIEEVAVMASSQVGKTLIFKAVIGCFIAEDPSPILVVQPTVEMAEVFSKDRLAPMIRDTPALRGKVLEAKSRDSGNTILKKNFPGGHITLIGANAPAGLASRPIRIVLFDEVDRYPDSAGTEGDPVNLGRKRTITFRSRKKIGMFSTPGIKGKSRIERAWLRSDQRRYHVPCPQCSHMHVLSWTNMLLDPAHPELARMVCPQNGCVITDADKPAMLASGQWIAGNPASRIAGFHLNELYSPWRLFAEVVAEYLSAQGNPEELKTWWNTSMGEPYEEAGEQADAEGLAKRRESYDAQTLPADVLVVTAGVDTHPDRLEVELVGWGMGEESWGIEPIVLHGPTVEPDVWQRLDALLATVRCQTEDGRTLRIMATCIDSGGHAVQQVYEFCTPRSARNIWAIKGQGGARPVWPKRHSKSKKYRGHTLRMIGVDTAKDAIYARFKIAEPGKAGYCHFSLAYDEDWFTQATVEKRLTKTDKRGQEVRIWEKPAGARNEALDCRAYAYAALQGLKIERRLVLARRTIVPAYEAPDPVVPLTPPPPTRPVETTVQAPRAPPSRLPARRTVRSGYLKR; translated from the coding sequence ATGATCCCGAACCTGCAACAAGCCTTGCGCCTAGCCTCGAAGGTGTGGGCGCCGCCGAGGCGGATCACGGTCAGCCAGTGGGCTGACGAAGCGCTGTATCTCTCGCCCGAGGATAGTGCCGAGGCCGGTAAGTTCCGGACGGATCGCGCCCCGTATCAGCGCGGCATCATGGATGCCTTTCATGCGGAGGGCATCGAAGAAGTCGCCGTCATGGCTTCCTCTCAGGTCGGCAAGACGCTGATCTTCAAAGCCGTCATTGGCTGCTTTATCGCGGAAGACCCGTCGCCGATTCTGGTCGTGCAACCGACGGTCGAGATGGCCGAGGTGTTTTCCAAGGACCGCTTGGCCCCGATGATCCGCGACACGCCGGCCCTGCGCGGTAAGGTGCTGGAAGCCAAGAGCCGCGACAGCGGCAATACCATCCTCAAGAAGAACTTTCCCGGTGGCCATATCACCCTGATCGGCGCCAATGCCCCGGCCGGTCTGGCAAGCCGCCCCATCCGCATCGTGCTATTCGACGAAGTGGACCGTTACCCGGACTCGGCCGGTACGGAAGGCGACCCGGTCAACCTGGGCCGCAAGCGCACGATTACCTTCCGCTCCCGCAAGAAGATCGGGATGTTCAGTACGCCTGGCATCAAGGGCAAGAGCCGGATCGAGCGTGCTTGGCTACGCTCAGACCAGCGCCGCTATCACGTGCCGTGCCCCCAATGCAGCCATATGCACGTATTGAGCTGGACCAATATGCTGCTCGACCCGGCCCATCCCGAGCTGGCGCGGATGGTCTGTCCGCAAAATGGCTGTGTCATCACCGACGCCGACAAGCCGGCCATGTTGGCAAGCGGCCAATGGATCGCCGGCAACCCCGCCAGCCGCATCGCCGGCTTCCACTTGAACGAGTTGTACTCACCTTGGCGCCTGTTCGCTGAAGTTGTCGCCGAATACCTCAGTGCCCAGGGCAATCCCGAGGAGCTGAAGACGTGGTGGAACACCTCCATGGGTGAACCCTACGAAGAGGCGGGCGAGCAGGCCGACGCCGAGGGGCTGGCGAAGCGGCGCGAAAGCTACGATGCCCAGACCCTGCCGGCCGATGTGCTGGTGGTGACCGCTGGCGTCGATACCCATCCCGACCGCTTGGAAGTCGAGCTGGTCGGCTGGGGGATGGGCGAGGAATCCTGGGGGATCGAGCCCATCGTGCTGCACGGCCCCACTGTAGAGCCGGATGTCTGGCAACGGCTGGATGCATTGCTGGCAACCGTGCGTTGCCAAACCGAAGACGGCCGCACCCTGCGAATCATGGCGACTTGTATCGACTCGGGCGGCCATGCGGTGCAGCAGGTGTATGAGTTCTGTACGCCGCGCTCCGCCCGCAATATCTGGGCGATCAAGGGCCAAGGTGGCGCACGGCCGGTGTGGCCCAAGCGACACAGCAAGTCGAAGAAATATCGAGGCCATACCCTGCGCATGATCGGCGTGGATACCGCCAAGGATGCCATCTATGCCCGCTTCAAGATCGCCGAGCCGGGCAAGGCTGGCTATTGCCATTTCTCCCTGGCCTACGACGAGGACTGGTTCACCCAAGCCACCGTCGAAAAGCGCCTCACCAAGACCGACAAGCGCGGCCAAGAGGTCCGGATTTGGGAGAAACCGGCCGGCGCGCGCAATGAAGCGCTCGACTGCCGGGCCTACGCCTATGCCGCCCTCCAGGGCCTGAAGATCGAACGGCGCCTCGTGTTGGCCCGCCGCACCATCGTGCCGGCCTACGAAGCACCGGACCCCGTTGTCCCACTCACGCCACCACCGCCCACCCGACCCGTCGAAACGACCGTGCAGGCGCCTCGCGCCCCACCGAGTCGTCTCCCGGCGCGGCGGACGGTGCGCTCCGGCTATCTCAAGCGATAG
- a CDS encoding phage head-tail joining protein, whose translation MAFTQADIDTLDRAIAKGVRVVQFADRKIEYGSFAELRAARDAIKAELAKQTSPGRARRVLFYHAGKGLE comes from the coding sequence ATGGCCTTTACCCAAGCCGATATCGATACCCTGGATCGGGCCATCGCCAAGGGCGTGCGGGTGGTCCAGTTCGCAGATCGCAAGATCGAATATGGCAGTTTCGCCGAGCTGCGCGCCGCCCGTGATGCCATCAAGGCCGAGCTAGCGAAGCAGACCAGTCCAGGTCGTGCCAGGCGGGTGCTGTTCTACCACGCCGGGAAAGGCCTCGAATGA
- a CDS encoding phage portal protein, with product MLKPDRLQALATPYEAGGEGRRARNWQPSDAGPTSSVLGNLASLRSRSRAAYRNDPYAIASVDRIVSNMIGTGIAPKPKHADPFIRALLQELWDDWVEESDADDATDFYGQQMLACRTVELAGECFVRLRVRKLSDGLAVPLQLQVLEPEFVPHTKHEIAANGNVIRAGIEFDSIGRRVAYWMYRSHPGEGSMPTSTYNDLVRVPAEQVLHIREVQRAGQLRGVPGLTAILVQLKHLNEFQDAVLFRQEVANLFAGFIRKPAPDDVPVGPDGLPLEQLDDSAPMVGLEPGTMQELLPGEEVEFSTPPDAGNNYGDYIRQQLQAVAAARGLPYELLTGDLRGVSDRVIRVVLNEFQRRIEQIQNSLYVHQLCRPVRAAWLDAAVLAGAISLPNYPAQRRAYLRTRWVPQAWKYLHPLQDVQTRQEEVKAGFKSRDEVAMSLGYDTETIDTENAASLQRAKNLGLIYSTDPVIQPKPTKEAA from the coding sequence ATGCTAAAGCCTGATCGCCTTCAAGCGCTGGCGACACCCTACGAAGCAGGCGGCGAAGGACGACGGGCGCGCAACTGGCAACCGTCCGATGCCGGCCCCACCAGTTCGGTACTGGGCAATCTCGCCAGCCTGCGCAGCCGCTCGCGAGCCGCCTACCGCAACGATCCCTACGCCATCGCCAGCGTGGATCGGATCGTCAGCAATATGATTGGTACCGGCATCGCACCGAAGCCCAAGCATGCCGATCCCTTCATTCGGGCGCTGTTGCAAGAACTGTGGGACGACTGGGTGGAAGAGTCCGACGCCGATGACGCCACGGACTTCTACGGCCAGCAGATGCTGGCATGCCGCACGGTCGAGCTGGCCGGCGAGTGTTTTGTGCGGCTACGGGTGCGCAAGCTCAGCGATGGGCTGGCGGTCCCGCTTCAGCTGCAAGTACTGGAGCCAGAATTCGTGCCACACACCAAGCACGAGATCGCCGCGAACGGCAATGTGATCCGCGCCGGCATCGAATTCGACAGCATCGGCCGCAGGGTGGCGTACTGGATGTACCGCAGCCACCCTGGCGAAGGCTCCATGCCGACCAGCACCTACAACGACCTGGTCCGCGTTCCTGCCGAGCAGGTACTGCATATCCGCGAAGTGCAACGCGCCGGGCAGTTGCGCGGCGTACCGGGCTTGACCGCGATTCTGGTGCAGCTGAAGCATCTGAACGAATTCCAAGACGCCGTGCTGTTCCGACAGGAAGTCGCGAACCTGTTTGCCGGCTTTATCCGCAAACCGGCGCCGGATGACGTGCCGGTCGGCCCCGATGGTCTGCCGCTGGAGCAACTGGACGACTCCGCCCCGATGGTCGGGCTGGAGCCGGGGACGATGCAGGAGCTGTTGCCCGGCGAGGAAGTGGAATTCAGCACCCCACCCGATGCCGGCAACAACTACGGTGACTACATTCGCCAGCAGTTGCAGGCGGTCGCAGCGGCGCGCGGTCTTCCGTATGAGCTGCTGACCGGTGACTTGCGCGGTGTGAGCGACCGCGTCATTCGGGTTGTGCTGAACGAGTTTCAGCGCCGCATCGAGCAGATTCAAAACAGTCTTTACGTCCACCAGCTGTGCCGCCCTGTGCGGGCTGCTTGGCTGGATGCCGCTGTGTTGGCCGGCGCGATTTCCTTGCCCAACTATCCTGCGCAACGCCGTGCCTACCTGCGTACCCGCTGGGTGCCGCAGGCATGGAAGTATCTACACCCCTTGCAAGATGTCCAAACCCGCCAGGAAGAGGTCAAGGCAGGCTTCAAGTCGCGAGACGAGGTCGCCATGAGCCTGGGCTATGACACCGAAACCATCGATACCGAGAATGCTGCCTCGCTCCAGCGGGCGAAAAACTTGGGCCTGATCTACAGCACTGATCCCGTGATTCAACCCAAACCAACGAAAGAAGCTGCATGA
- a CDS encoding head maturation protease, ClpP-related produces the protein MIPIQRASVPRIYAKADSGESGRPWYNMAKAETAGQPIEVMIYDDIGGWGLRAADFIRELKALDDGKSAITVAIDSDGGDVFDGFAISNALARLGDRCTVRIDGLAASAASVIACGAHRVVMAENTMMMIHNPWTWASGDAEELRKTADVLDKVTGGLLATYRAKAPKMDAATLKTMLDAETWLSPYEAVALGLADEISGTSPVKARALSPILAKYRKLPQALMAKDKPADPVIEPAPKPIQEPSPNVAALAARLTQACIQAGHPQLAEVLIVSTALKDEATVAAEVSRIEAVSALCLTAKLPELAADYLKAGLGADAVRARLFDRLVADDVGEINNREPMPSEATPQAKTPNPTDIYAARKGKPKADTKGCK, from the coding sequence ATGATTCCAATCCAGCGAGCCAGCGTGCCGCGCATCTATGCCAAGGCCGACAGCGGTGAAAGTGGCCGGCCCTGGTACAACATGGCGAAAGCCGAGACGGCTGGCCAGCCCATCGAAGTGATGATCTACGACGATATCGGCGGCTGGGGTCTAAGAGCTGCCGATTTCATCCGCGAGCTGAAGGCCCTGGATGACGGCAAGTCGGCGATTACCGTGGCCATCGATAGCGATGGCGGTGACGTATTCGATGGCTTCGCCATCTCCAATGCCCTGGCCCGCCTCGGTGACCGCTGCACGGTGCGGATCGATGGTCTAGCTGCCAGTGCCGCTAGCGTGATCGCCTGCGGCGCACACCGCGTGGTCATGGCCGAGAACACCATGATGATGATCCACAACCCATGGACCTGGGCATCGGGTGACGCGGAGGAACTGCGCAAGACCGCCGATGTGCTCGACAAGGTCACCGGCGGTCTGCTGGCAACCTATCGCGCCAAGGCGCCCAAGATGGATGCCGCCACCCTGAAAACCATGCTGGACGCGGAAACCTGGTTGTCTCCCTATGAGGCGGTCGCCCTGGGCCTGGCCGACGAAATCAGCGGCACGTCACCGGTGAAGGCACGGGCGTTGTCGCCCATCTTGGCCAAGTACCGGAAATTGCCGCAGGCGCTGATGGCGAAAGACAAGCCAGCTGACCCGGTGATTGAACCGGCGCCCAAGCCGATCCAGGAGCCTTCCCCCAACGTTGCCGCCCTGGCAGCCCGACTGACCCAAGCCTGCATCCAGGCCGGGCATCCCCAACTCGCCGAGGTATTGATCGTGTCCACTGCCCTCAAGGACGAGGCCACCGTGGCCGCTGAGGTCAGCCGCATTGAAGCGGTATCGGCCCTTTGCCTGACAGCCAAACTGCCGGAACTGGCAGCCGACTACCTCAAGGCTGGCCTGGGTGCCGACGCGGTGCGCGCCCGGTTGTTCGACAGACTGGTCGCCGACGACGTGGGCGAAATCAACAACCGCGAGCCGATGCCGAGTGAGGCCACGCCGCAGGCCAAGACGCCAAATCCCACCGATATCTACGCTGCCCGCAAGGGTAAGCCCAAGGCTGACACGAAAGGATGCAAGTAA
- a CDS encoding head decoration protein, producing the protein MRNIKVEGNHTGEYLLSEGEGKISREAIVVAAGPFLPAGQVLGIKTVGGEYVPYNNAANDGSEVAVGILYAPLPELNVPRRAVAHIRLCEVSADRLTGLDAAGCADLKTRHVIIR; encoded by the coding sequence ATGAGAAATATCAAAGTCGAAGGGAACCATACCGGCGAATATCTGCTGTCGGAGGGTGAAGGCAAGATTTCCAGGGAAGCGATTGTGGTCGCCGCCGGTCCTTTTCTGCCGGCTGGCCAGGTGCTGGGCATCAAGACGGTCGGCGGAGAGTATGTGCCCTACAACAATGCGGCCAACGATGGTAGCGAAGTGGCCGTGGGCATCCTGTATGCCCCCCTGCCGGAATTGAACGTGCCGCGTCGCGCCGTGGCGCACATTCGACTTTGTGAGGTGTCCGCCGACCGACTCACAGGGCTGGATGCTGCGGGGTGCGCAGACCTGAAGACCCGACATGTCATCATCCGCTGA